A stretch of the Klebsiella sp. WP3-W18-ESBL-02 genome encodes the following:
- the umuD gene encoding translesion error-prone DNA polymerase V autoproteolytic subunit, which yields MLLIITPVANPARQTSPLFIERCPAGFPSPAADYTESELDLNEYCIRHPSATYFVRALGDSMTELGLHSGDLMIVDKSERAEHGDIVIAEVDGEFTVKQLLLRPRLALHPMNAAYPTLYPDPDQLQIFGVVTAFIHKTRETN from the coding sequence ATGTTGCTCATTATCACGCCGGTTGCAAATCCAGCACGCCAGACAAGCCCCCTATTCATTGAACGATGCCCTGCCGGTTTTCCCAGCCCAGCGGCTGATTACACCGAGTCAGAGCTGGACCTTAATGAGTACTGTATTCGTCATCCCAGCGCGACTTACTTTGTGCGCGCCCTTGGGGACTCCATGACTGAGCTTGGTCTACACAGTGGGGATCTGATGATCGTGGATAAATCTGAACGTGCTGAACACGGTGACATCGTCATCGCAGAAGTGGATGGAGAATTCACGGTGAAGCAGCTGCTCTTAAGACCTCGTTTAGCTCTGCACCCCATGAATGCGGCGTATCCCACCCTATACCCTGATCCTGACCAGCTGCAGATATTCGGCGTCGTTACCGCATTCATCCACAAAACCAGAGAAACAAATTGA
- the umuC gene encoding translesion error-prone DNA polymerase V subunit UmuC has translation MFALADVNSFYASCEGVFRPDLRGKPICVLANNDGVVIARNGPAKKLGIKMGTPWFQLKSMHFSEKIHVFSSNYELYASLSNRVMARIEEMAIRAEQYSIDECFLTLEGLESCISYEDYGRKLREHVLNGTGLTIGVGGGISKTLAKSAQWASKEWPQFGGVLMLGPGDWRRTEKLLSLQPVSEVWGVGSRISKKLATMGITTALQLARANPVFIRRNFNVVLERTVRELNGESCIALEDAPAPKQQIVCSRSFGERITTYEAMRQAVCQYAERAAEKLRGERQYCRQVAVFIKTSPFAAEPYYGNVASEKLMAPTRDTRDIITAAVKSLDRIWTDGHRYARAGVMLNDFTPTGVAQLNLFDDVQPHARSDQLMQVLDKINNSGTGKVWFAGRGIAPEWQMKRELLSPAYTTRWSDIPVARL, from the coding sequence ATGTTCGCACTGGCGGATGTGAATAGCTTCTATGCCTCCTGTGAAGGCGTTTTCAGGCCAGACCTGCGTGGTAAGCCTATTTGCGTGCTGGCTAACAACGACGGTGTGGTGATAGCCAGGAACGGGCCTGCGAAGAAATTGGGTATAAAGATGGGCACTCCGTGGTTCCAGCTAAAAAGCATGCATTTCAGTGAGAAAATACACGTTTTTTCAAGTAATTATGAACTTTATGCAAGTCTATCTAATCGAGTCATGGCGAGAATTGAGGAGATGGCGATACGCGCTGAACAGTACTCAATCGACGAATGCTTTCTTACGCTGGAGGGACTGGAGAGCTGTATCAGCTACGAAGATTATGGGCGAAAACTGCGGGAACACGTTCTTAACGGAACGGGGCTAACCATCGGTGTGGGTGGCGGCATTAGCAAGACTTTAGCAAAATCGGCTCAGTGGGCCTCTAAAGAGTGGCCACAATTCGGCGGTGTATTGATGCTTGGCCCCGGTGACTGGCGGAGAACAGAAAAGTTATTATCACTGCAGCCTGTCAGTGAAGTCTGGGGGGTTGGCAGCCGTATTTCTAAAAAGCTGGCCACAATGGGGATCACTACTGCACTGCAGCTGGCGCGGGCAAATCCTGTTTTTATCCGGCGTAATTTCAATGTGGTACTAGAGAGAACTGTCCGGGAGCTGAATGGGGAGTCCTGTATCGCTCTGGAAGACGCTCCAGCACCGAAACAGCAGATTGTATGCAGCAGGTCATTCGGAGAGCGTATAACGACGTATGAGGCGATGAGACAGGCTGTTTGCCAGTATGCTGAACGAGCAGCGGAAAAATTGCGTGGCGAACGGCAGTATTGTCGCCAAGTAGCTGTTTTTATCAAAACATCTCCGTTTGCCGCCGAGCCTTACTACGGGAACGTGGCCAGCGAGAAGCTGATGGCACCAACCAGAGACACCCGCGATATCATTACAGCCGCAGTTAAATCTCTCGATCGCATTTGGACCGATGGGCATCGATATGCGCGCGCAGGTGTCATGCTCAATGATTTTACGCCGACTGGCGTTGCGCAGTTGAACTTGTTCGACGATGTGCAACCTCATGCCCGAAGTGACCAACTGATGCAGGTGCTTGATAAAATCAATAACTCCGGTACCGGAAAGGTCTGGTTTGCTGGTCGTGGAATTGCGCCTGAATGGCAGATGAAACGCGAGCTTTTGTCACCTGCGTACACAACCCGGTGGAGCGATATACCAGTAGCCAGGCTGTAA